Genomic window (Verrucomicrobiota bacterium):
CTACGCGCTCTGCGGCAAGGCGTTTGATCCGCGATTTATCTTTGCCTGGCCGAACGCGCGATACGCCGTGATGGGCGGCGAACAAGCGTCGGACACCTTGTTCACCATTCTCCAGCGCAACATGCAGTCGAAAGAAAACACACTGACGCCGGAGGAGTTGAATCAACTGCGCGAGACGGTCAAGAATAATTACAAGCAGCAGACTGACATTCGTTATGGCGCGGCGCGGGGCTGGGTGGATGCAATCATTCCGCCGCGCGCGACACGGGAAGTTCTGTTGACCACGCTGGCTTTGGTGACGCGCAAACCAGTTCAAAACAATTTCAAGACCGGCGTGTTGCAGGTTTGAGGAGTGTGAATGGAGAACCTGGAGGAAGATGCCGGAATGTCCGCCTTGATCGCAACCATGCAATGGGTAGGGCGCGTCACTCCGTGCGCGCCGTCTCGGCAGACATCGAACCCCGGCGCGCACGGAGTGACGCGCCCTACCTCTGATCCCTCACCGTGAAATCGAAACCCATTCTAATCGGCAACGCGCAGGGCTTCTGGGGTGACAGCGTCGATGCGCCCGCGCGCTTGGTGTCGCAACAGCCGGACCTCCACTATCTGACGCTTGATTATCTGGCGGAGGTTTCGATGTCGATCCTCGCCCTCCAGAAGGAACGCGACCCGACCGCCGGCTACGCGCGCGATTTTGTCGAGGTGGTTCGTTCGCTGATTCCGTTGTGGAAGAAAGGGTCGAAGGTGCGGGTAATCACCAACGCCGGTGGTCTGAATCCGCTGGGTTGCGCGCAGGCGTGCGCCGAAGTCTTGCGTCAAGCCGGAAACCGACCGATGAAACTCGGCGTCGTGACCGGCGATGACGTTTTGCCAGTTGTTCGAGCGGCAGACGCGAAAGGCGCGAAGTCGAAGTTGTTCGCCAATCTTGAAACCGGCGAATCCATCGCGAAGGTTTTTGATTCATTGATCACCGCGAGTGCTTATCTCGGCGCGCAGCCGGTGGCGGAGGCGTTGGCCGCGGGCACGGACATTGTGATTACCGGTCGCGTGGCCGATCCGAGTCTGACCGTGGCGCCTTGCATGGCCGAGTTTGGCTGGTCGCCAAACGATCACGATCGAATTGCCGGCGCGACCATCGCCGGGCATTTGATTGAATGCGGCACCCAAGTGACCGGCGGCATTTCGACGGACTGGCTGGCGATTCCTGATCCGGCGAACATCGGTTTCCCGGTGGTCGAGGTGAGTGCAGACGGAACCTGCGTCGTCACGAAACCAAAGCGAACCGGCGGGGTTGTGAATGAGCGAACCGTCAAGGAGCAGTTGCTGTATGAAATCGGAGATCCTGACAATTACCTCAGCCCTGACGTGACGGTTTCATTTCTTTCGTTGCAAGTTCGTCAGGAAGGCAAAGACCGCGTGCGGGTCAGCGGCGCGAAAGGTCGTCCCGCCACTTCCAGTTACAAGGTGAGCGCTTCGTATCGCGACGGTTTTTGGGCGCAGGGAGCGCTGACGATTTTTGGTCGCGACGCGGTGGCCAAGGCGCGTCGTTGTGGCGAAATCATTTTGCAACGAGTGCGTGCCGCAGGGTATGAACTCCAGCGCTCCCAAGTGGAGTGTCTGGGTGCCGGCGCTTGTTTGCCGGGGAGCTTGGATAAATCTATCGAGGCAGAACTCTTGGAAACCGTGTTGCGAGTGACGGTGGCTGATCCGCGCCGCGAGGCCGTGGAGCGGTTTGCGAAGGAGATGTCGCCGCTGATCACGAGCGGGCCACAGGGTGTCACCGGTTATGCGGCTGGGCGACCGCGCGTGCATCCGGTCTTTGGCTATTGGCCCTGCTTGATTGAAAAGAAGCTGGTGAAACCGCAAGTGACAATTCTGAACACGAATCAATGATCTGCGCCGCATGAAAAAATCCCGCACCGCACAGAAGATCAGACTGGGAGAAATCGCCTATGCCCGCAGCGGCGATAAAGGGTCGAGCGCCAATGTAGGTGTAATCGCGCGCAAGCCCGAAGGTTTTGTTTTTTTGCATGGATTTTTGACGGCAGCGCGCGTGGAAAAATACTTCAAGCCGTTGGGGATTGGCAAAGTGGTCCGTTATGAATTGCCGAACCTTGGCGCTTTCAATTTCATACTGCCGGGCGTGCTGGCCGGCGGTGCGAGTCGTTCGTTGCGGATTGATGCCCAAGGCAAAACACTGGGGCAGGCGCTTCTGGAAATGAAACTGAAACTGTCAGAAAAAGATTTAACCCGCTGTCAATCTTCATGAGGAAAAACACCATGAGTTCA
Coding sequences:
- a CDS encoding DUF1446 domain-containing protein, with amino-acid sequence MKSKPILIGNAQGFWGDSVDAPARLVSQQPDLHYLTLDYLAEVSMSILALQKERDPTAGYARDFVEVVRSLIPLWKKGSKVRVITNAGGLNPLGCAQACAEVLRQAGNRPMKLGVVTGDDVLPVVRAADAKGAKSKLFANLETGESIAKVFDSLITASAYLGAQPVAEALAAGTDIVITGRVADPSLTVAPCMAEFGWSPNDHDRIAGATIAGHLIECGTQVTGGISTDWLAIPDPANIGFPVVEVSADGTCVVTKPKRTGGVVNERTVKEQLLYEIGDPDNYLSPDVTVSFLSLQVRQEGKDRVRVSGAKGRPATSSYKVSASYRDGFWAQGALTIFGRDAVAKARRCGEIILQRVRAAGYELQRSQVECLGAGACLPGSLDKSIEAELLETVLRVTVADPRREAVERFAKEMSPLITSGPQGVTGYAAGRPRVHPVFGYWPCLIEKKLVKPQVTILNTNQ